From one Planktothrix sp. FACHB-1365 genomic stretch:
- a CDS encoding response regulator transcription factor, giving the protein MSVLQDSIPTILAVDDSTVMQGLVQQALGKEYRVLVADNAVDALSMIYHERVSVLLLDVAMPGIDGLELCRTVRSIPQFQNLPIIMLTARDGAFDKVQGRLAGATEYLTKPFDAQRLSEVVGQVLQLN; this is encoded by the coding sequence TTTTGGCTGTTGACGATAGTACAGTCATGCAAGGGCTGGTGCAACAAGCATTAGGGAAAGAATACCGTGTTCTAGTGGCCGATAATGCGGTCGATGCTTTGTCGATGATTTACCATGAACGAGTTTCGGTTTTGCTTCTGGATGTGGCCATGCCAGGAATTGATGGTTTAGAACTCTGTCGTACCGTTCGCAGTATTCCCCAGTTTCAAAATTTGCCTATTATTATGTTAACGGCACGGGATGGCGCTTTTGATAAGGTTCAAGGTCGTTTGGCGGGGGCAACGGAATATCTGACCAAACCCTTTGATGCTCAACGGTTATCTGAAGTTGTGGGTCAAGTTCTGCAATTAAATTAG
- a CDS encoding polysaccharide deacetylase family protein, which yields MKIPIIQPEWFRNNRVLLVFLISLLCVIGLNLPAFAVTYKTSSVRIPIFGLHDIIDEANINQSAEKRLQFDNDYFKQDLYTFLNYLAQNNYWFLTTQDLFTYFIQKSQPIPQERIGQKPIMISFDDGYEGVHQNVLPILKDLEENYNKKVKIVWFINPGLMGVKLKDFIPHVSCEELRDGYKRGYYDIQSHGQTHEKLTLIKGKKLKFELEQAKLDLRTCMQDLDKNKWVAAHFAYPFGKVNRRVEKSLSPYYLTGYVYDGNMLRINRYTNKYRLSRITVNRYTSPRSLIRIAKRATTLRKS from the coding sequence ATGAAGATTCCTATTATTCAGCCAGAATGGTTTAGAAACAACCGGGTTTTGCTTGTTTTTTTGATTAGCTTACTTTGTGTCATTGGGTTAAATCTTCCTGCTTTTGCAGTTACCTATAAAACCTCTAGTGTAAGAATTCCTATTTTTGGATTACACGATATTATTGACGAAGCCAATATTAATCAAAGTGCAGAAAAACGGTTACAATTTGATAATGATTATTTCAAACAGGATTTATATACTTTCCTGAATTATTTAGCTCAAAATAACTATTGGTTTTTAACCACCCAAGATTTATTTACCTATTTTATTCAAAAATCACAACCTATTCCTCAAGAACGGATTGGACAAAAACCGATCATGATTAGCTTTGATGATGGTTATGAAGGAGTTCATCAGAATGTTTTACCAATTTTAAAAGATTTAGAAGAAAACTATAACAAAAAAGTTAAAATTGTTTGGTTTATCAATCCAGGATTAATGGGAGTTAAATTAAAAGACTTTATACCTCATGTCAGTTGTGAAGAATTGCGGGATGGCTATAAACGGGGCTATTATGATATTCAATCTCATGGTCAAACTCATGAAAAATTAACTTTAATTAAGGGTAAAAAGTTGAAATTTGAACTCGAACAAGCTAAACTTGATCTTAGAACCTGTATGCAAGATTTAGATAAAAATAAATGGGTTGCGGCTCATTTTGCTTATCCCTTTGGAAAAGTAAATCGCAGAGTTGAAAAATCCTTATCTCCCTATTATTTAACGGGGTATGTTTATGATGGGAATATGCTACGGATTAATCGTTACACTAATAAATATCGCCTCTCTCGAATTACGGTTAATCGCTATACTTCCCCCCGGAGTTTAATTAGAATAGCAAAAAGAGCAACAACTTTAAGAAAGTCTTAA
- a CDS encoding proton extrusion protein PcxA (involved in light-induced Na+-dependent proton extrusion), which produces MSNSIIKFQKGSLGTRFLNVLKSSNQWVHKTPERALEQAYQAALAIKTIEDQHFEGQKVSEAAPQYTPSVLECFIKDIEKHLNTIKFKLGEFKLTRNLDHSGDIEFIEKLKFIDEIVDRYQHNSSVSNPLVYSDSSGLTSEKRLNNGKSTDPSGLSPLDFVEVESSGEMFKGKKSGALPRSIGRTFKKIQTELDDESEERLMNSYRASRKKTKSAVNFLLMLILIPLLSQQISKNFIFIPLVEHYRQTHEVPLFLNSEMKEEALHELKSYEEELQMSSLLYKTPTLESEEMEKKMEEKAEEISKEFDHKSSEAISNIFADFVGLIAFTLVILLNQQGLIALKALLNTVMYDLSDSAKAFIIILLTDIFVGFHSPHGWEVLLEGFSSHLGIAPNRSFIFLFIATFPVILDTIMKYWIFRYLSRISPSAVATLRNMNE; this is translated from the coding sequence ATGAGTAATTCTATTATCAAATTTCAGAAAGGGAGTTTAGGTACTCGATTCTTGAATGTGTTAAAATCTAGTAACCAATGGGTTCATAAAACTCCAGAACGAGCCTTAGAACAAGCTTATCAAGCTGCTTTAGCAATAAAAACTATAGAAGATCAGCATTTTGAAGGTCAAAAAGTTTCCGAAGCGGCACCCCAATATACTCCTAGTGTTTTAGAGTGCTTTATCAAGGATATTGAGAAGCATTTAAACACGATTAAATTCAAACTGGGTGAATTTAAACTGACTCGTAATTTAGATCACTCTGGAGATATAGAATTTATTGAAAAATTAAAATTTATCGATGAAATTGTTGATCGATATCAACATAATTCTTCTGTCTCTAATCCCCTCGTCTATTCCGATTCCTCTGGCTTGACATCTGAGAAAAGACTAAACAACGGAAAATCGACTGACCCATCAGGTTTATCTCCCCTAGACTTTGTGGAAGTTGAGTCTTCTGGAGAAATGTTTAAAGGGAAAAAAAGTGGCGCTTTACCTCGTTCTATTGGACGCACGTTTAAAAAGATTCAAACGGAATTAGACGATGAATCTGAAGAACGTTTAATGAATAGCTATCGAGCATCTCGTAAAAAGACAAAATCGGCGGTTAACTTTCTGTTGATGCTGATTTTAATTCCGCTTTTATCCCAACAAATCTCGAAAAACTTTATTTTTATTCCCCTCGTAGAACATTATCGACAAACCCATGAAGTTCCTTTATTTCTCAACTCAGAAATGAAAGAAGAAGCCCTTCATGAGTTAAAATCCTATGAAGAAGAACTGCAAATGAGTAGTTTGCTCTACAAAACTCCTACCCTTGAATCTGAAGAAATGGAAAAGAAAATGGAGGAGAAAGCTGAAGAAATTTCTAAAGAATTTGATCACAAAAGTAGTGAAGCTATTAGTAATATTTTTGCGGATTTTGTGGGATTAATCGCCTTTACTTTAGTCATTCTCTTGAATCAGCAAGGGTTGATTGCTTTAAAAGCTTTGCTCAATACTGTCATGTATGATTTGAGTGATAGCGCTAAAGCCTTTATTATTATTTTACTCACCGATATCTTTGTGGGTTTTCACTCTCCCCATGGTTGGGAAGTTCTATTAGAAGGATTTTCAAGTCACTTGGGAATTGCACCAAATCGCAGCTTTATCTTTTTGTTTATCGCTACTTTCCCCGTCATTTTAGACACGATTATGAAATATTGGATCTTCCGTTACCTCAGCCGGATTTCACCCTCTGCGGTAGCAACGTTAAGAAATATGAACGAGTAA
- a CDS encoding carbonic anhydrase, whose translation MPIKRIISGLNDFQENYFKANQDFFEQLSQGQTPDILFITCCDSRIAPNLLTQTKPGELFIIRNMGNIIPPYGTLNSSEATGIEYAVQALNIKEIVICGHSHCGSIKGLLQLQSLSDEMPLVYDWLKHYGEPIRRIIRENYQEYSGEELLNIATQTNVLNQIANLETYPVVRSRLQAGKIQLHAWVYEIETGEILAYDVKQNQFVPLEQEPFPVPDPLSTMQPI comes from the coding sequence ATGCCCATTAAACGCATTATTAGCGGTTTGAATGATTTTCAAGAGAATTACTTCAAGGCTAATCAAGACTTCTTTGAGCAGCTATCTCAGGGTCAAACCCCAGACATTTTATTTATCACCTGTTGTGATTCTAGGATTGCTCCCAACTTGTTGACTCAGACTAAACCCGGAGAATTGTTTATTATTCGTAATATGGGCAATATTATTCCGCCTTATGGAACCCTGAATAGTAGCGAAGCCACCGGAATTGAATATGCGGTTCAAGCTTTGAATATCAAAGAAATTGTCATCTGTGGACATTCCCATTGTGGCAGTATTAAAGGATTATTACAACTCCAAAGCTTGTCTGATGAAATGCCTTTAGTCTATGACTGGTTGAAACATTACGGAGAACCAATTCGCCGGATTATTCGAGAAAATTATCAAGAATATTCTGGAGAAGAATTATTAAACATAGCGACCCAAACTAATGTTTTAAATCAAATTGCCAACCTAGAAACCTATCCCGTTGTTCGCTCTCGGTTACAGGCTGGAAAAATTCAACTTCATGCTTGGGTTTATGAAATTGAAACGGGAGAGATCTTAGCTTATGATGTTAAGCAAAATCAGTTTGTTCCCCTTGAACAAGAACCCTTTCCTGTTCCTGATCCTTTAAGCACTATGCAACCTATTTAA
- a CDS encoding ATP-binding protein, with protein MIKKIHFGKRTIRVELTAWYILLLAFTLMLFSSYLYVVLEHSLLKQLNTTLQVTATQTLSNLINKDGHLAFRSTEESQALTEQFVQAGIAVRLIDQQGHIWDGFGSYSAIPVLIPQKKGYLDLSSPDKNWRVYNQPIQTSKGDTVWLQVAESLEPVYKASKHLFNLMILGFPLVLLIAGLGGWFLANRALNPIQEIISKTQMISASNFTQRIDYKGPPDEVGRLAKTIDKMLDRLEFAFEHERRFTADAAHELRTPLTVIKGRIGVSLSRVRTPEEYEITLQDLEKEADRLIRLTNGLLFLARLELRQIQPSFLHPVDLTNLLGALVEQLEPLSASKPIILKQIIAENLWILGNPDYLTSLFLNLLDNALKYTQKGGQVILKAQQDEEQVKITIQDTGLGIESQHLPYLFERFYRVEEARSRQTGGVGLGLAIAQEICRLHGGKLTVDSQINQGTTFSLFLPRSRSF; from the coding sequence ATGATTAAAAAAATACATTTTGGAAAACGAACTATTCGGGTAGAACTCACGGCTTGGTATATTTTATTATTAGCTTTTACCTTAATGCTCTTTAGTAGCTACCTCTATGTTGTTTTAGAACATAGTTTGTTGAAACAACTGAACACGACCCTACAAGTCACAGCAACCCAAACCTTAAGCAACTTAATTAATAAAGATGGTCATTTAGCTTTTCGCTCCACTGAAGAATCTCAAGCCCTGACAGAACAATTTGTACAAGCTGGAATTGCAGTCAGATTAATCGATCAACAAGGTCATATTTGGGATGGTTTTGGTAGTTATTCTGCAATTCCTGTATTGATTCCCCAGAAAAAGGGATATTTAGATTTAAGTTCTCCTGACAAGAATTGGCGGGTTTATAATCAACCAATTCAGACTTCAAAAGGGGATACAGTATGGTTACAAGTAGCAGAATCTTTAGAGCCTGTTTATAAAGCCTCTAAACATCTGTTTAATTTAATGATATTAGGATTTCCTTTAGTCTTATTAATTGCTGGCTTAGGGGGTTGGTTTCTAGCAAATCGGGCTTTAAATCCCATTCAGGAAATTATTAGTAAAACGCAAATGATTAGTGCTAGTAATTTTACTCAACGGATTGATTATAAAGGCCCTCCTGATGAAGTGGGACGGTTGGCTAAAACCATTGATAAAATGTTGGATCGCTTAGAATTTGCCTTTGAACATGAACGCCGATTTACCGCCGATGCTGCTCATGAATTACGCACTCCCTTAACGGTTATTAAGGGCAGAATAGGTGTTAGTTTAAGTCGCGTTCGTACCCCAGAAGAATATGAAATAACGCTACAAGATTTAGAAAAAGAAGCAGATCGATTAATTCGATTAACCAATGGGTTGCTATTTTTAGCTCGACTGGAATTGCGACAGATTCAACCTTCGTTTTTACACCCCGTAGATTTAACAAATTTATTGGGAGCTTTGGTTGAACAACTGGAACCTTTATCGGCATCTAAACCAATTATTTTAAAACAGATAATTGCCGAAAATTTATGGATTCTTGGGAATCCTGATTATTTAACAAGTCTATTTTTAAATTTATTAGATAATGCCCTCAAATATACTCAAAAAGGAGGCCAAGTTATTTTAAAAGCGCAACAAGATGAGGAACAGGTTAAAATTACAATACAAGATACAGGTTTAGGAATTGAATCCCAACATTTACCTTATTTATTTGAGCGGTTTTATCGCGTTGAAGAAGCGAGATCTCGTCAGACTGGAGGTGTAGGTTTAGGATTAGCAATTGCTCAAGAAATCTGTCGCTTACATGGCGGAAAATTAACCGTTGATAGCCAAATCAATCAAGGAACAACATTTAGCTTATTTTTACCTCGCTCCCGCAGCTTTTAA
- a CDS encoding response regulator transcription factor, which produces MNKERKAMHVLLVEDEPGIAQFISQGLREAGYLVDVATDGKKGWDYASTVEYDLMILDLLLPIMDGFQLLGKIRNHKIITPVLLLTARDNVEDRVQGLDRGADDYLVKPFAFSELLARLRALQRRPPLQLDTVLQVADLTMDTVKREVRRGAKLIELSPLEFKLLEYLMRHREQVLSRTQILQHVWDLDFYSDSNIVDVYIGYVRRKIDRGFEQQILQTIRGVGYCLKLGEIND; this is translated from the coding sequence GTGAATAAGGAAAGAAAAGCAATGCACGTTTTACTGGTAGAAGATGAACCGGGAATTGCACAGTTTATTAGTCAAGGGTTACGGGAGGCTGGATATCTAGTGGATGTGGCTACCGATGGCAAAAAAGGCTGGGACTATGCCTCAACGGTTGAGTATGATTTAATGATTTTAGATTTGTTACTTCCGATCATGGATGGATTTCAACTTTTGGGTAAAATTCGGAATCATAAAATTATCACTCCCGTATTACTTTTAACCGCACGAGATAACGTAGAAGATCGAGTTCAAGGTTTAGATCGAGGGGCAGATGATTATTTAGTAAAACCCTTTGCTTTTTCTGAACTTTTAGCACGGTTAAGAGCCTTACAACGTCGTCCTCCATTACAATTAGATACAGTATTACAAGTTGCTGATTTAACGATGGATACCGTTAAACGAGAAGTGCGACGGGGTGCAAAATTAATCGAATTAAGTCCTTTAGAATTTAAACTTTTAGAATATTTAATGCGTCATCGGGAACAAGTCTTAAGTCGGACTCAAATTTTGCAACACGTTTGGGATTTAGATTTTTACAGCGATTCTAATATTGTAGATGTCTATATTGGGTATGTAAGACGCAAAATTGATCGGGGATTTGAACAACAAATTTTACAAACAATCCGGGGTGTTGGATATTGTTTAAAGCTGGGAGAAATCAATGATTAA